One segment of Setaria viridis chromosome 4, Setaria_viridis_v4.0, whole genome shotgun sequence DNA contains the following:
- the LOC117852419 gene encoding probable receptor-like protein kinase At2g21480, translating into MRRGALPLALLAALAAVAAVSGQGRPVTDSGAQTPPTPSSFTPKDSFLIDCGGTAPLTAGGKSYKTDAQANHLLSAKDAIRVADDKADVPSPVYSTARVFKEEAVYSFPLAVPGWHFIRIYLFPLKGGDVDLASATFSVVTDDNVLLHSFTPENKPVLKEYLVNATENRLAVKFQPLTGSAAFVNAIEVVNAPDEIITDTALAIAPLGETSGLSHDAYQVLYRLNVGGPAIGPANDTLGRQWDPDTPYVQSKEAVKDVSVPTSTIKFPDGTSRLVAPTAVYASAAKMADADVGNPNFNLTWKVDVDASFDYLVRLFFADIVSKSTNDLYFDVYINGRKAVSGLDLSTVTGGELAAPYYKDFVVNQSVATDKLTVQVGPMGQDTGRIDALLNGIEVLKVSNSVGALDGEFGVDGRKADDGSGSRKAVAAVGFAMMFGAFAGLGAMVVKWYKRPQDWERRNSFSSWLLPIHTGQSFTTSKGGYGSHKSGNTFSSTMGLGRFFTFAEIQAATQNFDEKAIIGVGGFGNVYVGEIDDGTKVAVKRGSAESEQGINEFNTEIQMLSKLRHRHLVSLIGYCDENSEMILVYEYMHNGVFRDHIYGGKEGVPALPWKQRLEICIGAARGLHYLHTGTAQGIIHRDVKTTNILLDDNFVAKVSDFGLSKDGPGMNQLHVSTAVKGSFGYLDPEYFRCQQLTDKSDVYSFGVVLLEALCARPPIDPQLPREQVSLAEWGMQWKRKGLIEKIMDPKLAGTVNQESLNKFAETAEKCLAEFGSDRISMGDVLWNLEYALQLQDANPPEGAQQDGDMQGDGEGSVGSAVGGGGVTSVPDTSTTAAGELFQQLADMKGR; encoded by the coding sequence ATGCGCCGCGGGGCGCTCCCGCTGGCGCTGCTGGccgcgctggcggcggtggcggcggtgtccgGGCAGGGCCGGCCCGTGACGGACAGCGGCGCGCagacgccgccgacgccgtcgagctTCACGCCCAAGGACAGCTTCCTGATCGACTGCGGCGGGACGGCTCCCCTGACGGCGGGCGGCAAGTCGTACAAGACCGACGCACAGGCCAACCACCTGCTGTCCGCCAAGGATGCCATCCGCGTCGCCGACGACAAGGCCGACGTGCCCTCGCCGGTGTACTCCACGGCGCGTGTGTTCAAGGAGGAGGCCGTCTACAGCTTCCCGCTCGCCGTCCCCGGCTGGCACTTCATCCGCATCTACCTCTTCCCGCTCAAGGGCGGCGACGTCGACCTCGCCTCCGCCACCTTCAGCGTCGTCACCGATGACAACGTCCTGCTCCACAGCTTCACCCCGGAGAACAAGCCCGTCCTGAAAGAGTACCTCGTCAACGCCACCGAGAACCGCCTAGCCGTCAAGTTCCAGCCTCTCACGGGCTCCGCCGCCTTCGTCAACGCCATCGAGGTCGTCAACGCCCCCGACGAGATCATCACCGACACGGCGCTCGCCATCGCGCCGCTCGGCGAGACCAGCGGCCTCTCGCACGACGCGTACCAGGTGCTGTACCGGCTCAACGTCGGCGGCCCGGCCATCGGCCCCGCGAACGACACGCTGGGCCGGCAGTGGGACCCCGACACGCCGTACGTGCAGTCCAAGGAGGCCGTCAAGGACGTGTCGGTCCCCACCAGCACCATCAAGTTCCCCGACGGCACGTCCAGGCTCGTCGCGCCGACGGCGGTGTACGCCAGCGCCGCCAAGATGGCGGACGCCGACGTGGGCAACCCCAACTTCAACCTGACGTGGAAGGTGGACGTGGACGCGTCcttcgactacctcgtccgccTCTTCTTCGCCGACATCGTCAGCAAGTCCACCAACGACCTCTATTTCGACGTGTACATCAACGGCCGCAAGGCCGTGTCCGGGCTCGACCTGTCGACGGTGAccggcggcgagctggcggCGCCCTACTACAAGGACTTCGTGGTGAACCAGTCGGTGGCGACGGACAAGCTGACCGTCCAGGTGGGCCCCATGGGGCAGGACACGGGCCGCATCGACGCGCTGCTCAACGGCATCGAGGTGCTCAAGGTGAGCAACTCGGTCGGCGCCCTGGACGGCGAGTTCGGCGTCGACGGCCGGAAGgccgacgacggcagcggcagccggaaggcggtggcggcggtggggttcGCCATGATGTTCGGCGCGTTCGCCGGGCTGGGCGCCATGGTGGTGAAGTGGTACAAGCGGCCCCAGGACTGGGAGCGCCGGAACAGCTTCTCGTCGTGGCTGCTCCCCATCCACACGGGGCAGTCCTTCACGACGAGCAAGGGCGGGTACGGGTCCCACAAGAGCGGCAACACGTTCTCCTCCACCATGGGCCTCGGCAGGTTCTTCACGTTCGCGGAGATCCAGGCGGCGACCCAGAACTTCGACGAGAAGGCCATCATCGGCGTGGGCGGGTTCGGGAACGTGTACGTGGGCGAGATCGACGACGGCACCAAGGTGGCGGTGAAGCGCGGGAGCGCGGAGTCGGAGCAGGGCATCAACGAGTTCAACACGGAGATCCAGATGCTATCCAAGCTGCGGCACCGGCACCTGGTGTCCCTCATCGGCTACTGCGACGAGAACTCGGAGATGATCCTCGTCTACGAGTACATGCACAACGGCGTGTTCCGGGACCACATCTACGGCGGCAAGGAAGGTGTACCCGCGCTGCCGTGGAAGCAGAGGCTGGAGATCTGCATCGGCGCCGCCAGGGGGCTCCACTACCTCCACACCGGCACGGCGCAGGGGATCATCCACCGCGACGTCAAGACCAccaacatcctcctcgacgacAACTTCGTCGCCAAGGTGTCCGACTTCGGGTTGTCCAAGGACGGGCCCGGGATGAACCAGCTCCACGTCAGCACCGCCGTGAAGGGGAGCTTCGGGTACCTCGACCCGGAGTACTTCCGGTGCCAGCAGCTGACGGACAAGTCGGACGTGTACTCCTTCGGGGTGGTGCTGCTGGAGGCGCTGTGCGCGCGGCCGCCGATCGACCCGCAGCTGCCGAGGGAGCAGGTCAGCCTCGCCGAGTGGGGGATGCAGTGGAAGCGGAAGGGGCTCATCGAGAAGATCATGGACCCCAAGCTCGCCGGCACCGTCAACCAGGAGTCGCTCAACAAGTTCGCCGAGACGGCGGAGAAGTGCCTCGCCGAGTTCGGGAGCGACCGCATCTCCATGGGCGACGTGCTGTGGAACCTCGAGTAcgcgctgcagctgcaggaCGCCAACCCGCCGGAGGGCGCGCAGCAGGATGGCGACATgcagggcgacggcgagggatCCGTCGGCtccgcggtcggcggcggcggcgtcacctCCGTGCCAgacacctccaccaccgccgcaggGGAGCTCTTCCAGCAGCTTGCCGACATGAAGGGGAGGTGA